One segment of Solanum stenotomum isolate F172 chromosome 1, ASM1918654v1, whole genome shotgun sequence DNA contains the following:
- the LOC125862693 gene encoding probable aquaporin TIP3-1, with protein MISLKVYFIFFFWFDIFSICSYIYVWCLASFFNSLDDEKKKYTCLTMAERLGLPDFFSLDVWRASVGELLGSAVLVFMLDTIVISTLESDVKMPNLIMSVLIAITLTILILAVFPVSGGHISPVITFSSALVGLISMSRAIIYIVAQCVGAILGALALKAVLSSTIEQRFSLGGCTVTVVTPGLNGPEIVGLEIAQAFWLEFMCTFALLFGSLWMAYDHRQSKALGLITVMSIVGLLAGILVFISTSVTAKEGYAGAGMNPARCFGAAFVRGGHLWNGHWIFWVGPGLACFAFYFYTKIIPSNHFQTDGFKHDFLAIIEALFSQR; from the exons ATGATAAGCCTCAAAGtatattttatcttctttttttggtttgatatcTTTTCAATTTGTTCTTACATATATGTATGGTGTTTGGCTTCTTTTTTTAACAGCTTAGATGATGAAAAGAAGAAGTATACTTGTCTCACAATGGCTGAAAGGCTGGGCTTGCCTGACTTCTTCTCTTTGGAc GTGTGGCGAGCATCGGTTGGAGAGCTTTTAGGCTCTGCGGTTCTTGTTTTTATGTTGGACACCATAGTGATTTCTACCCTAGAAAGTGATGTCAAAATGCCAAATTTGATAATGTCAGTTCTCATAGCAATTACACTCACCATTCTAATCCTTGCTGTTTTCCCTGTGTCCGGTGGCCACATTAGCCCTGTAATTACCTTCTCCTCTGCACTTGTGGGACTAATATCAATGTCACGAGCCATAATTTACATAGTGGCACAATGTGTTGGTGCTATTTTAGGTGCACTAGCACTCAAAGCTGTGTTGAGTAGTACCATTGAACAAAGATTCTCTCTTGGTGGTTGTACCGTTACGGTAGTTACGCCTGGGCTCAATGGGCCGGAGATTGTGGGCTTGGAGATAGCCCAAGCATTTTGGCTTGAGTTTATGTGTACATTTGCTTTGCTTTTTGGTTCACTTTGGATGGCCTATGATCATCGCCAGTCCAAGGCACTTGGGCTTATTACTGTCATGTCTATTGTTGGGCTTCTAGCAGGGATTCTTGTGTTTATTTCAACTTCAGTTACTGCTAAAGAGGGCTATGCTGGAGCTGGAATGAATCCAGCTAGGTGCTTTGGAGCTGCTTTTGTTAGAGGAGGCCACCTTTGGAATGGGCATTGGATCTTTTGGGTTGGGCCTGGACTTGCTTGTTTTGCTTTCTACTTCTATACAAAGATCATTCCTTCGAATCATTTCCAAACTGATGGATTCAAGCATGACTTCTTAGCTATAATCGAGGCATTGTTCAGTCAGAGATAG